One genomic region from Ptychodera flava strain L36383 chromosome 5, AS_Pfla_20210202, whole genome shotgun sequence encodes:
- the LOC139133202 gene encoding carbonyl reductase family member 4-like: MSRVCAVFGGSRGIGAAISKAFAREGENVVILAKNVDRIEATLESLNKIDGGGTHTGLICNISSETDVKTRLSQVYDKYGRIDILVNSAGITKDSLLLRTSKLEVSDLLELNLIGPMITSRVVLKEMIRQQDGCIINIGSIVGLKGNIGQSSYGASKAGLLGFTRCLAKEVASRNIRVNLIAPGFIKTDMTGGSQFLHMENHIPMGRFGDPTEVANAAVFLANSPYITGQMITVDGGLQLAI; the protein is encoded by the exons ATGAGCAGAGTTTGTGCCGTTTTTGGCGGATCGCGAGGAATTGGCGCTGCCATTTCAAAAGCGTTTGCCAGGGAGGGTGAAAATGTCGTCATCTTGGCAAAAAATGTCGACAGGATTGAAGCCACgctggaaagtttgaacaaaatcgacGGTGGCG GAACTCACACAGGACTGATTTGCAACATTTCAAGTGAGACTGATGTCAAGACAAGACTATCTCAGGTTTATGACAAATACGGACGCATTGACATCCTAGTCAATAGTGCCGGAATAACCAAGGATAGCCTGTTACTGAGAACAAGCAAGCTCGAAGTGTCAGATTTACTGGAGCTCAATCTGATCGGGCCAATGATTACATCTCGTGTGGTTCTGAAGGAGATGATTCGTCAACAAGATGGGTGTATCATTAATATAG GCAGCATCGTTGGCTTAAAGGGCAACATAGGTCAAAGTTCTTATGGTGCCAGCAAGGCCGGCCTTCTTGGTTTTACAAGATGTTTGGCCAAGGAAGTTGCATCCAGAAATATTCGGGTAAACCTCATTGCACCAG GCTTCATCAAGACTGATATGACAGGAGGCAGTCAGTTTCTTCACATGGAAAATCACATACCAATGGGAAGGTTTGGTGACCCGACAGAAGTTGCCAATGCAGCAGTGTTTCTAGCAAACTCTCCATACATTACAGGACAG ATGATAACAGTGGATGGAGGGCTACAACTTGCAATTTAG